Below is a window of Humulus lupulus chromosome 9, drHumLupu1.1, whole genome shotgun sequence DNA.
CTGGGATTCTTCATCCCACTTTTGGCAGGGACCCTGTTCCATTCTCTCTTGCTCCCAAGTATGGCTTTTTCTCTTTTGATACTGCTTCTGATtctttaatattttcatggaagagtTTGGCTGCAAAATGCACTTATATACTACATTTTGGGTGATGATAACTATAAGTTGATCTTGCCTCAATACAATGGTGCTACTTTTCTAAGGTCGAATACATGACAAGTATGAGTTTCTGTTCAATTTAGTGCACAAACTTAGAATTTGATTACCTATTATTACATAAGATATTGCTTTCTCACATTGTTGTTTCATATTGCTGATAAAGTTATTTACTTCTAAGTCTTAAATTTCATGCTCTCAAATGTTATCTTTTTCTTTCTGTGATACACACACCATTGGATTTTACATGAGTTTTTACCTTTTTTCTGCAGAGTAAGCAATCAATTAGGATTAGAAGGCGCAGTTGACGCTGCTGTTGATTTCCTACACAAAGCTGTTAAGGCTGTTCTTGTGGGTGGACCAAAACTAAGAGTGGCTAAGGCTCAACAAGCATTTGTAGAGCTTGTTGATGCTAGTGGGTATCCTGTTGCTGTTATGCCCTCTGCTAAGGGCCAGGTGCCAGAGCAACATCCCCACTTCATTGGAACTTATTGGGGTGCTATTAGTACCAGCTTCTGTGGAGAGATTGTTGAATCTGCTGATGCCTATCTTTTTGCTGGACCCATCTTCAATGATTATAGCTCAGTTGGGTACTCCTTATTGATCAAAAAGGAAAAAGCTATCATGGTTGAGCCTAATCGAGTGACTATTGGGAATGGTCCATCATTTGGTTGGGTTTTCATGGCTGACTTTTTGAGTGCCTTGGCCAAGAAGCTGAAGAGAAATGGTACTGCTTTAGAAAATTACCGGCGGATATATGTTCCACCTGGTGTTCCTCTAAGGCACGAGAATAATGAACTTTTAAGAATTAATATTCTCTTCAAGCACATTCAGGTGAGTCCAACAAATTAGGTTATAAAACTGTTCTTTCATTTTTTCTAGATCATATTATTCATAACTACCCTTTTTGGACAGCATGGTAGGCACACTTCATCGGGTTTAACCTATGCTTATTTTTTTGATCTTTCCCTTTTAAGTTTTGATTCTGGGGTTACAGCCACCCTCTACTAATCTATATTTTCGATGAAGTGTTCACATGTAAAAATTTGATTAGCTTCCTTGATAACTTCTTGTAGTCATGCATATTTCTGCTTTTTAATTCATTGATGATGTACATATTTACAGGAGATGCTCAGTGGAGATACAGCAGTGATTGCTGAAACCGGAGATTCATGGTTCAATTGTCAGAAGCTCCGGCTTCCAGAGAACTGTGGGTAAGAGATCTTCACTAGTCAATGCATAGTTGTTCATAGTCCCAAATTCTTTGTTTTCTATTAAGAAGTATGTTTCCAACTCTACTCGGTAATATTTTCAATCAGGTATGAATTCCAGATGCAGTATGGATCAATTGGATGGTCGGTAGGGGCGACCCTTGGGTACGCTCAGGCAGCTAAGGACAAACGAGTAATTGCTTGCATCGGTGATGGAAGTTTCCAGGTCAGTCACAATAGAAACACAAAATGTTTCAAGAAATCAATTCAAACCTTGATAAGTTGGATCTTTGGTTGTTCTGTTCCCATCAGTGAAGCATATAAATGTTGTAGTGATCAATTTTCCTTTATACGAGCATGTGTGGAAACTAAAATGTAGTTTCGACTTTCATCCAGGTAACGGCTCAAGATATTTCAACGATGATAAGATGTGGACAAAATACCATTATATTTCTCATAAATAATGGAGGGTACACTATTGAAGTAGAGATTCATGATGGACCATACAATGTCATCAAAAACTGGGACTACACCGGACTTGTTAATGCTATTCACAATGGTGAAGGAAAATGCTGGACTGCCAAGGTTAGAATGCTTATCATCATTAGAATTTTCCAAAATTCATTTGTTAACTAACTGATGGTTTGACATTCATAATCTACTTAGTATCACCTGACATAGAAATTTTCCCTATTGAAATGCTTCTACTTCAACTGTTCATTCAGATGAGCATGTTCAAATGTTTCCCATGATTTAAGAGCAAAACAAAGTGAATAAACCTGGGTTGGAACTGTTTTTTAGTAGCCTAAACTTGGATTATAAACTAACGAATGTATTGACCTAATAGGTTCGAACCGAGGAGGAGCT
It encodes the following:
- the LOC133801639 gene encoding pyruvate decarboxylase 1, which encodes MEAAINIGSNARHSSAVCPAATSGTLGRHLARRLVEIGARDVFSVPGDFNLTLLDHLIAEPKLNLVGCCNELNAGYAADGYARSRGVGACVVTFTVGGLSVLNAIAGAYSENLPVICIVGGPNSNDYGTNRILHHTIGLPDFSQELRCFQTVTCAQAVINNLDDAHEQIDTAISTALKESKPVYISISCNLSGILHPTFGRDPVPFSLAPKVSNQLGLEGAVDAAVDFLHKAVKAVLVGGPKLRVAKAQQAFVELVDASGYPVAVMPSAKGQVPEQHPHFIGTYWGAISTSFCGEIVESADAYLFAGPIFNDYSSVGYSLLIKKEKAIMVEPNRVTIGNGPSFGWVFMADFLSALAKKLKRNGTALENYRRIYVPPGVPLRHENNELLRINILFKHIQEMLSGDTAVIAETGDSWFNCQKLRLPENCGYEFQMQYGSIGWSVGATLGYAQAAKDKRVIACIGDGSFQVTAQDISTMIRCGQNTIIFLINNGGYTIEVEIHDGPYNVIKNWDYTGLVNAIHNGEGKCWTAKVRTEEELVDAISTATGAQKDSLCFIEVFSHKDDTSKELLEWGSRVSAANSRPPNPQ